Proteins encoded in a region of the Ancylobacter sp. SL191 genome:
- a CDS encoding MDR family MFS transporter: MDARSPDAQAAPLDHADIRTIIIGVMLAMFLSALDQTIIATALPTMGAHFGDLENLSWIVTAYLLTGTAVTPLVGKLADIHGPRPVLRIAIALFLIGSVACALAPSMLWLIAARAVQGLGGGGLIALAQTIVGLMIAPRERGRYQGYFAAVFITSSIAGPVLGGFFAEHLHWSLIFWINLPIGLVAAAMSDRALRRLPAHHHPHRLDLLGALLMCVATVALLLALSWGGARYPWLSLPILGLMAASVVLWLAFFARVATASEPLLPVSIMGNKVVRAGVPAAAFAMGTLVGLSIVLPLYLEGVLRLTASESGVALIPLMSGVVVGATGAGRMMGRVRHYKRISLLGLVAAILSLALLALEPRGLPIWLFAACLALTGIGLGTVLPVSTVAVQNAVPMPQIGVVTGMVNFFRSLGGAVLTAGFGAIVVGASGVEGGRLMEQMLVAGTDPVPLAHAFRWVFVAGAGALILSLIAMLAMEERPLRSGEGPGPLPE; encoded by the coding sequence ATGGATGCCCGTTCGCCAGACGCTCAAGCGGCCCCGCTGGACCATGCCGATATCAGGACCATCATCATCGGCGTCATGCTGGCGATGTTCCTCAGCGCGCTGGATCAGACCATCATCGCAACGGCGCTGCCGACCATGGGAGCGCATTTCGGCGATCTGGAGAATCTTTCCTGGATCGTGACTGCTTATCTGCTCACCGGGACGGCGGTGACGCCGCTGGTCGGCAAGCTCGCGGATATCCATGGCCCGCGTCCTGTCCTGCGCATCGCCATCGCGCTGTTTCTCATCGGCTCGGTCGCCTGCGCCCTCGCGCCCAGCATGCTCTGGCTGATCGCGGCGCGGGCGGTGCAGGGGCTCGGCGGTGGCGGGCTCATCGCGCTGGCGCAGACCATAGTCGGGCTGATGATCGCGCCGCGCGAGCGCGGCCGCTATCAGGGCTATTTCGCCGCCGTGTTCATCACCTCGAGCATCGCCGGGCCGGTCCTCGGCGGCTTTTTCGCTGAACATCTGCACTGGTCGCTGATCTTCTGGATCAACCTGCCGATCGGTCTCGTCGCTGCGGCCATGAGCGACCGGGCGCTGCGCCGGCTGCCGGCCCATCACCATCCCCACCGGCTGGATCTTCTCGGCGCGCTGCTGATGTGCGTTGCTACCGTGGCCCTGCTGCTGGCGCTCAGCTGGGGCGGCGCGCGCTATCCCTGGCTGTCGCTCCCGATACTCGGGCTCATGGCCGCCTCGGTCGTGCTCTGGCTCGCCTTCTTCGCGCGGGTCGCCACCGCGAGCGAGCCGCTTCTGCCGGTGAGCATCATGGGCAACAAGGTCGTGCGCGCGGGCGTACCTGCCGCCGCCTTCGCCATGGGCACGCTGGTCGGCCTGTCGATCGTGCTGCCGCTCTATCTCGAAGGCGTGCTGCGCCTCACCGCGAGCGAATCCGGTGTCGCGCTCATTCCGCTGATGTCCGGCGTGGTGGTGGGCGCGACCGGGGCCGGGCGGATGATGGGTCGGGTGCGGCACTATAAGCGCATTTCGCTGCTCGGGCTGGTAGCGGCGATCCTCTCTTTGGCGCTGCTGGCGCTGGAGCCTCGGGGCCTGCCCATCTGGCTGTTCGCCGCCTGTCTCGCCCTGACCGGGATCGGGCTCGGCACCGTGCTCCCTGTCTCGACGGTTGCGGTGCAGAACGCTGTGCCCATGCCGCAGATCGGCGTGGTGACCGGGATGGTGAACTTCTTCCGCTCGCTTGGCGGTGCCGTGCTTACGGCCGGCTTCGGCGCCATCGTGGTCGGCGCCTCCGGCGTGGAAGGTGGACGCCTCATGGAGCAGATGCTGGTTGCCGGCACGGACCCCGTTCCGCTGGCGCATGCTTTCCGCTGGGTGTTTGTCGCCGGGGCGGGCGCACTCATCCTGTCGCTCATCGCCATGCTGGCGATGGAGGAGCGGCCGCTGCGCTCCGGCGAGGGACCGGGCCCGTTGCCGGAGTAG
- the rnr gene encoding ribonuclease R: MRKPSRPKPRKAPAPRQPKGLPTREELIAFIATHGGDVGKREISRTFGLDGGDRIVLKAMLRELADEGLIGRKRGKLHLPGALPAVVMSEVIERDEDGELIAVPIDWDTEEQGEAPRILVQLARRGRLAGPAPTVGDRVLLKTEEIPEADGSVRHSGHVLKVLEKSRTLVLGLYRRDAQGSGRLIPIDKRNMGRELAIPPDFANGAEEGDLVSVEIVRHHAYGLPTAKVKERLGSIATEKAISLIAIHAHGIPSVFRRNTLTEAEAARPASLAGREDWRDLPLLTIDPPDAKDHDDAVHATPDTDPANAGGFILTVAIADVAAYVQPGSALDREALVRGNSVYFPDRVVPMLPERISNDLCSLRPLEDRPALAVRMVIGPNGRKKSHSFHRIMMRSAAKLAYAQAQAAIDGRPDEVTQPLLDGVLRLLWDGYALVKKARDARSPLDLDLPERKILLKPDGTVDRVIVPERLDAHKLIEEFMILANVAAAETLEEKRIPLIYRVHDQPSLEKMSSLREFLQTLDIKMPKSETVRPAQFNEILARFTDTEYAPLVNQVILRSQAQAEYAQENYGHFGLHLRRYAHFTSPIRRYADLIVHRGLIRALGFGRDGLPESTTPEELAEIAARISASERRAMAAERETIDRLIAHHMAEQIGATFKGRISGVTKAGLFVALDDTGADGFIPAVTLGHDYYRYDEARHALIGDQTGEMHRLGDRVEVKLVEAAPVAGALRFELLSEGSRVSGAARGPRGPRGRFRRPDERPARPPRGGKRR; encoded by the coding sequence GTGCGAAAGCCCTCTCGACCGAAGCCCCGCAAAGCCCCGGCACCGCGCCAGCCGAAGGGCTTGCCGACGCGCGAGGAACTTATCGCCTTCATCGCGACCCATGGTGGTGATGTTGGCAAGCGGGAGATTTCCCGGACCTTCGGCCTCGATGGCGGCGACCGGATCGTGCTCAAGGCGATGCTGCGCGAACTGGCCGATGAAGGGCTGATCGGGCGCAAACGCGGCAAGCTCCATCTGCCGGGCGCGCTTCCCGCCGTCGTCATGTCCGAGGTGATCGAGCGCGACGAGGATGGCGAGCTGATCGCTGTTCCCATCGATTGGGACACCGAGGAACAGGGAGAGGCGCCGCGCATTCTGGTGCAGCTCGCCCGGCGCGGGCGACTTGCCGGTCCCGCGCCGACGGTCGGCGACCGGGTGCTGCTGAAGACCGAGGAGATTCCCGAGGCGGATGGCAGCGTCCGCCATAGCGGCCATGTGCTCAAAGTGCTGGAGAAGTCTCGCACGCTGGTGCTCGGCCTCTACCGCCGGGATGCGCAGGGCAGCGGCCGGCTGATCCCCATCGACAAGCGCAATATGGGCCGGGAACTCGCCATCCCGCCGGATTTCGCCAATGGCGCCGAGGAAGGCGATCTGGTCTCGGTCGAGATCGTCCGCCACCACGCCTATGGACTGCCCACGGCAAAGGTGAAAGAGCGGCTCGGCTCGATCGCCACGGAGAAGGCGATCAGCCTCATCGCCATCCACGCCCATGGCATTCCCAGCGTGTTCCGTCGCAACACCTTGACTGAGGCTGAGGCGGCGCGGCCCGCGAGCCTCGCCGGGCGCGAGGACTGGCGCGACCTGCCCTTGCTCACCATCGACCCGCCGGACGCCAAGGACCACGACGACGCTGTTCATGCGACGCCGGACACCGATCCGGCGAATGCCGGCGGCTTCATCCTCACGGTCGCCATCGCCGATGTCGCCGCCTATGTGCAGCCGGGCTCGGCGCTAGACCGCGAGGCGCTGGTGCGTGGCAACTCGGTCTATTTCCCGGACCGCGTGGTGCCGATGCTGCCGGAGCGGATCTCGAACGACCTGTGCTCGCTGCGCCCGCTGGAGGACCGCCCCGCCCTCGCCGTGCGAATGGTCATCGGGCCGAATGGCCGCAAGAAGTCGCACAGCTTCCACCGCATCATGATGCGCTCAGCCGCCAAGCTCGCCTATGCGCAGGCGCAGGCGGCGATTGACGGCCGGCCGGATGAGGTGACGCAACCGCTACTCGACGGCGTGCTGCGCCTGCTCTGGGACGGCTATGCGCTGGTGAAGAAGGCGCGCGATGCCCGCTCCCCGCTCGACCTCGATCTGCCCGAGCGCAAGATCCTGCTGAAGCCGGACGGCACGGTGGACCGCGTGATCGTCCCCGAGCGGCTCGATGCCCATAAGCTGATCGAGGAGTTCATGATCCTCGCCAATGTCGCGGCGGCCGAGACGCTGGAAGAGAAGCGCATTCCGCTCATCTACCGCGTCCATGACCAGCCTTCGCTGGAGAAGATGTCGAGCCTGCGCGAGTTCCTGCAGACGCTCGACATCAAGATGCCGAAGAGCGAGACGGTCCGGCCGGCTCAGTTCAACGAGATCCTGGCGCGGTTCACCGACACGGAATATGCCCCGCTGGTCAATCAGGTGATCCTGCGCAGCCAGGCTCAGGCGGAATATGCGCAGGAGAATTACGGGCATTTCGGCCTGCATCTGCGCCGCTACGCCCATTTCACCTCGCCGATCCGCCGTTATGCCGACCTGATCGTCCATCGCGGGCTGATCCGCGCCCTCGGCTTCGGCCGCGACGGACTGCCGGAGAGCACGACGCCGGAGGAGCTGGCGGAAATCGCCGCCCGTATCTCCGCCAGCGAGCGGCGGGCCATGGCGGCGGAGCGCGAGACTATTGATCGGTTGATCGCTCATCACATGGCCGAGCAGATCGGCGCGACCTTCAAGGGGCGCATCTCCGGCGTCACCAAGGCCGGTCTGTTCGTCGCCCTGGACGACACAGGGGCGGATGGCTTCATCCCAGCCGTCACGCTCGGCCATGACTATTACCGCTATGACGAGGCTCGCCACGCGCTGATCGGCGACCAGACCGGCGAGATGCACCGGCTCGGCGACCGCGTCGAAGTGAAGCTGGTCGAGGCGGCGCCGGTGGCTGGCGCGCTGCGATTCGAGCTCCTATCTGAAGGCAGTCGCGTCAGCGGTGCGGCACGCGGCCCGCGCGGGCCGCGCGGTCGCTTCCGCCGGCCCGATGAACGCCCTGCCCGCCCGCCGCGCGGCGGCAAGCGCCGCTAG
- a CDS encoding DUF983 domain-containing protein: MTSSHPTPPRSVGTGIANGLRMRCPACGEGKLFASYLKVNEHCPSCGEELWHHRADDAPPYMVITIVGHIVVPLLLAVEMALHPDLWIHLIIWLPMTLILSLVLLPPVKGALIGYQWAIRMHGFDRGDSEYDPVPPSQRSGAVLLKP, translated from the coding sequence ATGACGTCCTCGCATCCCACCCCTCCGCGCTCCGTCGGCACCGGAATTGCGAACGGTTTGCGGATGCGTTGCCCGGCCTGCGGCGAGGGCAAGCTGTTTGCCTCCTATCTGAAGGTCAACGAGCACTGCCCGAGCTGCGGCGAGGAGCTGTGGCACCACCGCGCCGACGACGCCCCGCCCTACATGGTCATCACCATTGTCGGCCACATCGTCGTGCCGCTGCTGCTGGCGGTGGAGATGGCGCTGCACCCGGATCTGTGGATCCATCTCATCATCTGGCTGCCGATGACGCTCATCCTGTCGCTTGTGCTGCTGCCGCCGGTAAAGGGCGCGCTGATCGGCTATCAATGGGCGATCCGCATGCATGGCTTTGATCGCGGCGACAGCGAGTATGATCCCGTGCCGCCCAGCCAGCGCTCCGGCGCCGTCCTGCTGAAGCCCTGA
- a CDS encoding NUDIX hydrolase gives MSLHDVSERFELKRPTPPHAAIRPVDAAALILVDRSARTPRLLLGRRNPSLRFMPGKFVFPGGRLDPQDRQMSVFGMLDEVSERRLMERVTRPSPGRARALALCAIRELCEETGLLLGIDEAGAPERAPAGWEAFTEAAIYPNLEELTFVARAVTPPGLPRRFDTRFFMADASNIAHRLEGVVGDACELVETAWLTIAQAKKAEVPQITRAIIEEIEARLGSGNKPWLPVPYYFARGGRMYRDTIA, from the coding sequence ATGAGCCTCCACGATGTTTCCGAGCGCTTCGAGCTGAAGCGCCCCACCCCGCCGCATGCCGCCATTCGTCCCGTGGACGCCGCGGCACTGATCCTGGTCGACCGTTCCGCCCGCACGCCCCGCCTGCTGCTCGGTCGGCGAAACCCATCCTTGCGCTTCATGCCCGGCAAGTTCGTGTTTCCCGGCGGGCGGCTCGACCCGCAGGACCGCCAGATGTCGGTCTTCGGCATGCTCGACGAAGTGAGCGAGCGCCGCCTGATGGAGCGGGTGACGCGGCCGAGTCCGGGCCGGGCGCGGGCGCTGGCACTTTGCGCCATCCGCGAGCTGTGTGAGGAAACCGGACTGCTCCTCGGCATAGATGAGGCCGGGGCGCCAGAGAGGGCACCGGCGGGATGGGAGGCCTTCACCGAGGCCGCGATTTACCCGAACCTTGAGGAACTGACCTTCGTCGCGCGCGCCGTGACCCCGCCCGGCCTGCCCCGCCGCTTCGACACCCGCTTCTTCATGGCGGATGCCAGCAATATCGCGCACCGCCTGGAGGGCGTGGTCGGGGACGCCTGCGAGCTGGTGGAGACGGCCTGGCTGACCATCGCCCAGGCGAAGAAGGCGGAGGTGCCGCAGATCACCCGCGCCATCATTGAGGAGATCGAGGCCCGGCTCGGCTCCGGCAACAAGCCCTGGCTTCCCGTTCCCTATTACTTCGCCCGTGGCGGGCGGATGTACCGCGACACGATCGCCTGA
- a CDS encoding MFS transporter: MHAPAAPAVNIASIAAAIGAISAVGFGLALSIPLLALELDSRGISSAWIGMNTAVGGLATLAIAPVITKLVGRLGAGPLLMGAILVAAISLLGFKVTSSFLLWFPLRFMFGAALSVLFIISEFWINAAAPPGKRGLVIGIYGTVLSCGFAGGPAILTLVGTTGWPPYLAGAAMFGLAAIPVLIGASSAPVVEKESAGGLFSLMLIAPAATLAAFIFGAVETGLINFLPLYGLRRGLDDGQAALLLTIAELGNVFLQLPLGLLSDRVDRRKLLLVCSTLGFGGAVLIPSLAADSWAMWATVFLTTGIVCGLYTVGLALLGARFDGARLATANAAFVMLYSLGLTFGPTAVGAGMQAVDPHGFAWSLAGFLIFYSVVVAGQIWRDR, from the coding sequence ATGCATGCCCCCGCCGCCCCCGCGGTCAATATCGCCTCCATCGCCGCCGCCATTGGTGCCATTTCCGCGGTCGGCTTCGGCCTTGCTCTGTCGATCCCGCTGCTCGCGCTTGAACTGGATTCGCGCGGCATCTCCAGCGCCTGGATCGGCATGAACACGGCGGTAGGCGGGCTGGCCACACTGGCGATCGCACCGGTCATCACCAAGCTGGTCGGACGCCTCGGCGCCGGGCCACTGCTTATGGGGGCGATCCTCGTCGCCGCCATCTCGCTCCTCGGCTTCAAGGTCACCAGCTCGTTCCTGCTGTGGTTTCCACTACGCTTCATGTTCGGCGCGGCGCTCTCCGTGCTGTTCATCATCAGCGAGTTCTGGATCAACGCGGCGGCGCCGCCCGGCAAGCGCGGGCTGGTCATCGGCATTTACGGCACCGTGCTCTCCTGCGGCTTTGCCGGAGGGCCCGCCATCCTCACGCTGGTCGGCACCACCGGCTGGCCGCCTTATCTCGCCGGCGCCGCCATGTTTGGGCTCGCCGCCATTCCGGTGCTGATCGGGGCGTCGAGCGCGCCGGTGGTGGAGAAGGAGAGCGCGGGCGGCCTGTTCAGCCTGATGCTGATCGCCCCGGCGGCGACACTCGCGGCCTTCATCTTCGGTGCGGTCGAGACCGGCCTCATCAACTTCCTGCCGCTCTACGGTCTGCGGCGCGGGCTCGATGACGGCCAGGCGGCGCTGCTGCTCACCATCGCCGAGCTCGGCAACGTGTTCCTGCAACTCCCCCTCGGCCTGCTGAGCGACCGGGTCGACCGGCGCAAGCTGCTGCTGGTTTGCAGCACCCTCGGATTCGGTGGCGCCGTGCTCATCCCCTCCCTCGCGGCTGATAGCTGGGCGATGTGGGCGACCGTCTTCCTGACGACGGGAATCGTGTGCGGCCTCTACACGGTCGGCCTCGCGCTGCTCGGTGCGCGATTCGATGGGGCGCGGCTCGCCACCGCCAACGCCGCCTTCGTGATGCTCTACTCGCTCGGCCTGACCTTCGGGCCGACCGCGGTCGGGGCGGGCATGCAGGCCGTGGATCCACACGGCTTTGCGTGGAGCCTTGCGGGCTTTCTCATCTTCTACTCGGTGGTGGTCGCCGGTCAGATTTGGCGCGACCGCTGA
- the rpmG gene encoding 50S ribosomal protein L33 yields the protein MAKATTIKIKLVSSADTGFFYVTKKNSRTMTDKLVVKKYDPVVRKHVEFREGKIK from the coding sequence ATGGCCAAGGCAACGACCATCAAGATCAAGCTCGTGTCGAGCGCCGACACCGGCTTCTTCTACGTCACCAAGAAGAACTCGCGCACCATGACCGACAAGCTGGTCGTCAAGAAGTACGACCCGGTCGTGCGTAAGCACGTCGAGTTCCGCGAAGGCAAGATCAAGTGA
- a CDS encoding response regulator: MPKTVLIVEDNELNMKLFNDLLEAHGYITVGTRHGAEALVLARSHRPDLILMDIQLPEMSGIDVTRALKADPDLKAIPVIAVTAFAMKGDEERIREGGCEAYLSKPISVSKFLETVRHFLPEA, translated from the coding sequence ATGCCCAAGACCGTTCTGATCGTGGAAGATAATGAGCTGAATATGAAGCTCTTTAACGATCTTCTCGAAGCCCATGGCTATATCACGGTCGGCACCCGTCATGGCGCCGAAGCGCTGGTTCTTGCCCGCTCACATCGGCCGGATCTGATCCTGATGGATATTCAGCTCCCGGAGATGTCCGGCATTGACGTCACGCGGGCGCTGAAGGCAGATCCCGACCTCAAGGCCATCCCCGTGATCGCGGTGACCGCCTTCGCCATGAAGGGCGATGAGGAACGCATCCGCGAAGGCGGTTGCGAGGCCTATCTGTCGAAGCCGATTTCGGTCAGCAAGTTCCTTGAGACGGTGCGCCACTTTCTACCCGAGGCCTGA
- a CDS encoding DUF3572 domain-containing protein yields the protein MRLRNSKPLSNQQAAREVSLGALGFLAADPERIGPFLAESGLSPADLRGIAGSTAFHVALLDYLINRQDLLIAYAEGAKIDPGHVVAAREILFHADLPED from the coding sequence ATGCGGCTTCGCAATTCCAAGCCTTTATCCAACCAGCAAGCCGCGCGTGAAGTGAGCCTCGGCGCGCTCGGCTTTCTCGCCGCCGACCCGGAGCGGATCGGCCCCTTTCTGGCCGAGAGCGGACTCTCCCCGGCGGATCTGCGCGGCATTGCCGGCTCCACCGCCTTTCATGTGGCGCTGCTGGACTACCTCATTAACCGGCAGGATCTGCTGATCGCCTATGCCGAGGGCGCCAAGATCGACCCCGGGCATGTGGTGGCGGCGCGCGAGATCCTGTTCCACGCCGACCTCCCCGAGGACTGA
- a CDS encoding DNA polymerase IV, whose translation MAGMPGFCRDCLRDAQGAPRCLQCGSPRVVRHAELDRLTIAHIDCDAFYAAVEKRDNPSLRDVPVIIGGGRRGVVSTACYLARVKGVRSAMPMFKARALCPEAVIVKPNMAKYVAVGREIRERMLRLTPLVEPLSIDEAFLDLSGTERLHGTSPARTLGRFARAIEAEIGVTISVGLAPNKFLAKIASDLDKPRGFAVIGAAEAAAFLAPRSVGTIWGVGAATQERLAREGYRLIGDLQAADGTALARRFGAEGLRLWRLARGIDDRRVNPERETKSVSTETTFDSDISDFRALETELYALSRKLSDRLKAAELSGRTVTLKLKTSDFKLLTRARALEDPTRLAHRIFAHARELLEREADGRRFRLIGVGVSELADLTLADPGDLIDVQATKKGLAELATDQLRAKFGKGIIDRGIALDAAPRTAAPQPHRNAPEPAEPGPATSRNSPAAAPHRK comes from the coding sequence ATGGCGGGCATGCCGGGCTTCTGCCGCGACTGCCTGCGGGACGCGCAGGGCGCGCCGCGCTGCCTGCAGTGCGGCAGCCCGCGCGTGGTCCGCCATGCCGAACTCGACCGTCTCACCATCGCCCATATCGACTGCGATGCCTTCTATGCGGCGGTCGAGAAGCGGGACAACCCTAGCCTGCGCGACGTGCCCGTCATCATCGGCGGCGGCCGGCGTGGTGTCGTCTCAACCGCCTGCTACCTCGCGCGGGTGAAGGGCGTGCGCTCGGCCATGCCGATGTTCAAGGCGCGGGCGCTGTGCCCTGAGGCCGTGATCGTGAAGCCGAACATGGCCAAGTACGTCGCCGTCGGCCGGGAGATTCGTGAGCGCATGCTGCGGCTCACACCGCTGGTCGAGCCGCTCTCCATCGACGAGGCCTTCCTCGACCTGTCCGGCACCGAGCGTCTGCACGGGACGAGCCCGGCGCGCACGCTGGGCCGCTTTGCCCGTGCCATCGAGGCCGAGATCGGGGTCACCATCTCGGTCGGTCTGGCGCCGAACAAGTTCCTGGCCAAGATCGCCTCCGACCTCGACAAGCCACGCGGCTTCGCGGTCATCGGAGCGGCGGAGGCGGCGGCTTTCCTCGCCCCGCGCAGTGTCGGCACCATCTGGGGCGTCGGCGCCGCCACGCAGGAGCGCCTCGCGCGCGAGGGCTACCGGCTGATCGGCGACCTTCAGGCGGCGGACGGGACCGCGCTGGCGCGGCGCTTCGGGGCGGAGGGGCTGCGCCTCTGGCGTCTCGCGCGCGGCATTGACGACCGGCGGGTGAATCCCGAGCGGGAGACCAAGAGCGTTTCGACCGAAACGACGTTCGACAGCGACATCAGCGATTTTCGCGCGCTGGAAACGGAGCTTTACGCGCTGTCGCGCAAGCTTTCGGACCGGCTGAAGGCGGCCGAGCTGTCCGGGCGAACGGTCACGCTCAAGCTGAAGACGTCCGACTTCAAGCTGCTCACCCGCGCGCGCGCGCTGGAAGACCCCACACGCCTCGCCCATCGCATCTTCGCCCACGCCCGCGAATTGCTGGAGAGGGAGGCAGATGGGCGCCGCTTCCGGCTGATCGGCGTGGGCGTCTCGGAACTGGCGGATCTTACGCTCGCTGACCCCGGCGATCTGATCGATGTACAGGCGACGAAGAAGGGACTGGCCGAATTGGCGACCGATCAGCTACGCGCCAAATTCGGTAAGGGAATCATCGACCGGGGCATCGCGCTCGACGCGGCCCCTCGCACGGCGGCGCCCCAGCCGCACCGAAACGCCCCAGAGCCGGCGGAGCCAGGGCCGGCTACTTCGCGCAATTCTCCTGCGGCAGCGCCTCATAGGAAGTGA
- a CDS encoding cell envelope integrity EipB family protein, producing the protein MSAPVFLRGLTASAVLVSMLSAAAPAWAVQLSPHRATYALSLDGSTPAKRVNGARGEIVYELRGNACAGYSVQLRQNTDLETEGGRLNSSITTATWEDGDGNAFRFRVVNTVNDESPEEADGVAERRDGQLVVKATKPEEGTIRLAKGVLLPTQHVVKVLDAAGQGESLVEAPVYDGSPDAKKVFDTLTVIGKGSNDPKGLEDAATKSDLAGRMRYPVTISYYERGTDTQTPDYTISFDLFENGVSRALKLDYGDFALRGTLTSYEALPQENCAK; encoded by the coding sequence ATGTCCGCTCCCGTTTTCCTTCGCGGCCTGACCGCCTCCGCCGTCCTCGTTTCGATGCTGTCCGCAGCGGCGCCCGCGTGGGCGGTGCAGCTCTCGCCCCATCGCGCGACCTATGCGCTTTCCCTCGACGGCAGCACGCCGGCGAAGCGCGTCAACGGAGCGCGTGGCGAGATCGTCTATGAGCTGCGCGGCAATGCCTGCGCCGGCTACTCGGTGCAGTTGCGCCAGAACACGGATCTTGAAACCGAAGGCGGGCGGCTCAATAGCTCGATCACGACCGCGACCTGGGAAGACGGTGATGGCAATGCCTTCCGCTTCCGCGTTGTGAACACGGTCAATGACGAGTCCCCCGAGGAAGCCGACGGCGTGGCGGAGCGGCGCGACGGGCAGCTGGTCGTCAAGGCGACCAAGCCTGAGGAGGGCACCATCCGCCTCGCCAAGGGCGTGCTGCTGCCCACCCAGCATGTGGTGAAGGTGCTCGACGCCGCCGGCCAGGGCGAGAGCCTCGTTGAGGCACCTGTCTATGATGGGTCGCCCGACGCCAAGAAGGTGTTCGATACGCTGACCGTCATCGGCAAGGGCTCGAATGATCCCAAGGGGCTGGAGGACGCGGCAACGAAGAGCGACCTCGCCGGCCGGATGCGCTATCCGGTGACCATCAGCTATTACGAGCGCGGCACGGACACGCAGACGCCCGACTACACGATCAGCTTCGACCTGTTCGAGAACGGCGTCAGTCGCGCGCTGAAGCTCGACTATGGCGATTTCGCCCTGCGCGGCACGCTCACTTCCTATGAGGCGCTGCCGCAGGAGAATTGCGCGAAGTAG
- a CDS encoding RidA family protein, with the protein MSGQVEAKLAALGITLPVAAAPVANYVPTVISGNQLWISGQVSVKDGVFLSGKLAGEADLDAGRAAARQCAINLMAQIKAALGELDRVTRVVKLVAFVNSTPDFTDQPKVVNGASDLFVEVFGDAGRHARSAVGVSALPFNVSVEIDAVIEFA; encoded by the coding sequence ATGTCCGGTCAGGTTGAGGCCAAGCTTGCGGCCCTCGGCATCACCCTTCCCGTCGCCGCCGCGCCGGTGGCCAATTATGTGCCCACGGTCATCAGCGGCAACCAGCTCTGGATCTCCGGCCAGGTATCGGTGAAGGACGGCGTGTTCCTGAGCGGCAAGCTCGCCGGCGAGGCCGATCTCGACGCCGGCCGGGCCGCCGCGCGCCAGTGCGCGATCAACCTGATGGCGCAGATCAAGGCCGCGCTCGGTGAACTCGACCGGGTGACGCGGGTGGTGAAGCTCGTCGCCTTCGTCAACTCGACCCCAGACTTCACCGATCAGCCCAAGGTGGTGAACGGCGCCTCCGATCTTTTCGTCGAAGTGTTCGGCGATGCCGGCCGCCACGCGCGCTCGGCGGTGGGTGTATCGGCCCTGCCGTTCAATGTCAGTGTCGAGATCGACGCCGTTATCGAGTTCGCTTGA
- a CDS encoding glycerophosphodiester phosphodiesterase family protein has protein sequence MPVPVPSAAPAWLTARPIAHRALHDAAAGIIENTPSAVDAALAGNYAIEVDIQLSADGEAMVFHDDTLERLTLSTGPANTLSTAQFEALELRGTSDRTMTLADLLARVAGRTPLVIELKSHFDGNDAVARRAIEVLAGYEGPAALMSFDPGLVASVCRLAPHIPRGFTMERRYDDPEWDFLTPETKSAWGALAPFAEMQPHFLAHYVKELPSEAVTWAQRTHGIAVLTWTVRSAQDRATAAQYADQMIFEGFRP, from the coding sequence ATGCCGGTCCCCGTCCCGTCCGCAGCGCCGGCCTGGCTCACCGCCCGGCCGATCGCCCATCGCGCGCTGCATGACGCGGCGGCTGGCATCATCGAGAACACGCCCTCGGCCGTCGATGCGGCGCTGGCGGGCAACTATGCCATCGAGGTGGACATCCAGCTCTCCGCCGATGGCGAGGCGATGGTGTTCCATGACGACACGCTGGAGCGCCTGACACTCAGTACCGGCCCCGCCAACACGCTCAGCACCGCGCAGTTCGAGGCGCTAGAGCTGCGCGGCACGTCCGACCGCACCATGACGCTGGCCGACCTGCTCGCCCGCGTCGCCGGCCGCACGCCGCTGGTCATTGAGCTCAAGAGCCATTTCGACGGTAATGACGCGGTAGCGCGTCGGGCCATCGAGGTGCTGGCGGGCTATGAAGGTCCGGCGGCGCTGATGTCCTTCGATCCCGGTCTGGTGGCCAGCGTGTGCCGGCTGGCGCCGCATATCCCGCGCGGCTTCACCATGGAGCGCCGCTATGACGACCCGGAGTGGGACTTTCTCACGCCGGAGACCAAGAGCGCCTGGGGCGCGCTCGCGCCCTTTGCGGAGATGCAGCCCCATTTCCTCGCCCATTACGTCAAGGAGCTGCCGTCGGAGGCGGTCACCTGGGCGCAACGCACCCATGGCATCGCGGTGCTAACCTGGACCGTCCGCTCGGCGCAGGATCGCGCGACGGCGGCGCAGTATGCCGATCAGATGATCTTCGAGGGCTTCCGCCCCTGA